Below is a window of Myxococcus guangdongensis DNA.
CAGCTCGGGCTCGACGGGGGGGGGCTCCGGCGCGGGTGGTTCGGGCGCGGGTGGCGCGGGCGCGGCGGGCAGTGGCGCGGGCAGCTCCGGCTCGACGAGCGGCACCGATGAGGGGGCGGGTTCACCGAGCGGTTCAGGCTCGACGGGCGGAGCGGGCGATGGCTCGGGCTCCCCGGGTGGAGCGAACGGCGCGGGTTCCGGCGGTACGAACCCGACTGGCGGTTCACCGGGCGGCGAGGGGCCAGGTCACGGTTCACCGGGCGGTCCGGCCTCGGCGTCCGGTGCTGCTCCCGGCACATCCTCCCCATCGAACGGCGCCACGGGCACGAGCGGCGCGGACCTCGGCCCCCAGTCTTCAGTCCCTCCCCGACTGACCTCGCTGGACCCCGGTGTCGGCGGTGTGCGCGAGGTGCTCGGCATTGGCGGGCCCGCGTCCTCCACACACGGCAACGCGTCCACCGGAACTCCGCCCGGACTCTCCGACGCGGGCGTGAATGACCTGGGCACGGCGCTCAAGGCGGCCTCCGCCGCGACGCTGCCCGGCGAGCGCCCCGAGGGGAGCACTCAGCGTTGGGCGGTGCGGCTGCGCATCTCCCCCACGTGCCAGGTGCCCGGCGTGCGCGCCTTCCTGGTGCACAAGCGGCTCACCACGCTGGGCACGCTGGTGGACCTGCGGCCCGCGCTCGAGGAGCTCAAGGCTGGACGCATCCCGGACGGCTACATCCAGCTGGAGCTGGAGACGTCCGTGGGCGAGGCGGGCATCCAGCAGTCGCTCAAGAACGTGGCCGAGGTGGATGTCGTCTCGGTGAAGCCCGCGGTGGCCGTCCCCGTCCCCGTGGTCGCTCCGGCGTCGGTGGCGGAGGCGGGGCGCGGCGTGGGCGCGGACTCCTCGTCGCGCACGGTGCGCGTGCGCACGGAGCTGCTCGACTACTTCCTCGACACGGTGGGTGAGCTGATGCTCGCCACGGCGCGCCTGCGCGAGGTGGGCAAGGTGCTGCCGGAGAACGTGCGCCCCGCGCTGGAGGAGGGCGTCTACCGGCTGCACACGCTGGTGAAGGACCTGCACGACAAGGTGATGACGGCGCGCATGACGCCGCTGTCGCTCATCACCGACCGGCTCCCCCGCGCGGCGCGCGACATCGCCCGGCGCAAGGAGCGCGAGGTCGACCTGGTCATCACCGGCGCCGAAATCGAGCTGGACCGCGCCATCCTCGACGAGCTGGCGGACCCGCTGCTGCACCTGCTCCGCAACTGCATCGACCACGGCCTGGAGTCACCCGAGGAGCGCGTCACCGCGAAGAAGGGCCCGCGCGGACGCGTGCTGGTGGCCGTCAAGCGCGCCCGGGACCGCGTCATCATCGAGCTGGAGGACGACGGCCGCGGCATGAACCCCGCGAAGCTGAAGGCCGCGGCGGTGGCGCGAGGGCTGCTCACCCCGGAGGCCGCCGCGCGGATGACGGACCGCGAGGCCTTCATGCTGTCGTGCCTGCCGGGCGTGTCCACGGCCAAGGACGTGACGGACATCTCCGGCCGAGGCGTGGGCATGGACGCCGTCAAGCGCGTGGTGGAGAGCGTGGGTGGCACGCTCGAAATCGACAGCGAGGCGGGCCGGGGCACGCGCTTCACGCTGCGGCTGCCGCTGACGGTGGCGGTGGTGCACCTGCTGCTCGTGGAGGTGGGCGAGGAGGTCTTCGGCCTGCCCATCGCCAAGGTGGTGGGCGCCACGGAGGCGGACAGCGACGCGCTCAGCCGCAGCCGCGAGACGGCGCTCCTGCCGCATGGCAACTCGCTGTTGCCCGTGCACGCGCTGGACTCGCTCGTCGGCGTGCCGGCGCCGGGCCTGCGCGGGGTGCGGCCCTTCGTGGTGATGGAGGGGGACTCCGGACGGGTGGCGCTGGGTGTGGACCGGCTGCTCGGCCAGGAGGAAGTGGTGCTCAAGCCGCTGTCGCGGCCGCTGGACCTGTTGCCCGGCCTCTCCGGGGTGACCATCCTCGGCAGTGGCCGTCCGGTCTTCATCCTGGATGTTCCGAGGTTACTGTCCGCGTGAGCCTGCCTTCTCCCAGCGATGCTCAGCTCGATGCCCTGCGCGAGGTGGCCAACATCGGCTGCGGCCATGCGGCCAACGCGCTCTCCCGGCTCATGGGTGGACGTCAGGTGGACCTGTCCGTCCCCCGCGTGGTGCTCACCGGCCCCGAGGACGCCGCGGGGTTGTTGGGGGGAGATTCACCCGCGGTGGCCGCCTGGCTCGCCATCACCGGGGCCTTGCGGGGCGTGCTGATGCTGGCCCTGCCGGCCTCGGATGCCCAGTCGCTGGAGACGCTGCTGCTCGGCGCGCAGGAGTGCGGGCAGGCCGAGCGCGACAGCGCGGTGTCGGAGGCGGCGAACATCGTCGCGAGCGCGTGCCTGTCCGCCATCGGCAAGCTGACGTCCTGGCGGCTGATGCCATCGGTGCCCACGCTGCGGCGGGCGAGCGCTCGCGAGCTGGTGGGCGCGGCGGTGGGGCAGGTGGAGGGAGACCCCGGCCGAGTGGTGGTGCTGGAGGCGCGCTTCATGGCGGCGGCCACGCCCCCGGTGAGCGGGCAGCTGTTGCTGGTGCTGGAGCGGGACAGCTCCCGGGCGCTCCTGGCGCGGCTGGGCGTGTAGCCCGTTTCGGAGTACAGGGGCGCCATGGATGAGAAGGCGCTGAAGCAGCTGCTGGGGAGCGTGAAGTCGGGCCGCGTCTCGGTGGATGACGCCGTGGGCAAGCTCAAGGACCTGCCCTTCGCGGAGCTGGGGTACGCGACGCTCGACACCCACCGCAACCTGCGCTTCGGCTTCCCGGAGGTGGTGCTGGGAGAGCCCAAGACGGTGGAGCAGCTGTTGGGCATCGTCGGCGCGCTGGTGGAGCGCAAGCAGACGGTGCTGGTGACGCGGCTGCAGCCGGACAAGGCGGAGGCGCTGGTGGCGCGCTTCCCCAAGGGCCTGTACCACCCGGTGGCGCGCATCTTCCATCTCAAGCAGGGCAAGGTGCGCGCGGGCCGCGTGGCCATCGTCACCGCGGGCACCAGCGACATCCCCGTGGCGGAGGAGGCCGCGGTGACGGCCGAGGCCCTGGGCGCGGAGGTGCGCCGCGTCTACGACGTGGGCGTGGCGGGCATCCACCGGCTCTTGCGGCGTCGGGAGGAGATTCAGGAGTGCCACGCCGCGGTGGTGGTGGCGGGCATGGAGGGCGCGCTGGCGAGCGCGTTGGGCGGGCTGGTGGGCATCCCCATCGTCGCGGTGCCCACGTCGGTGGGCTACGGCGCCAACTTCAAGGGCGTGTCCGCGCTGCTGGCGATGGTGAACTCGTGCGCCTCCAACGTGGCGACGGTGAACATCGACAACGGCTTCGGCGGGGGCT
It encodes the following:
- a CDS encoding chemotaxis protein CheA; this encodes MTMDMSRYLGLFISEATEHLEALGRDLVQLEREGSSSAVDSMFRHAHSVKGMASSMGFEPIAILAHRVEDLVDAVRQDRSRLDRDLVDLLLSASDMLLAQVRAVAEGRPPDEAAPLLAQLAARVTTMTGHAPTATRVAKVTVLKPEGSDGGDSSGGSGGGSSSGSTGGGSGAGGSGAGGAGAAGSGAGSSGSTSGTDEGAGSPSGSGSTGGAGDGSGSPGGANGAGSGGTNPTGGSPGGEGPGHGSPGGPASASGAAPGTSSPSNGATGTSGADLGPQSSVPPRLTSLDPGVGGVREVLGIGGPASSTHGNASTGTPPGLSDAGVNDLGTALKAASAATLPGERPEGSTQRWAVRLRISPTCQVPGVRAFLVHKRLTTLGTLVDLRPALEELKAGRIPDGYIQLELETSVGEAGIQQSLKNVAEVDVVSVKPAVAVPVPVVAPASVAEAGRGVGADSSSRTVRVRTELLDYFLDTVGELMLATARLREVGKVLPENVRPALEEGVYRLHTLVKDLHDKVMTARMTPLSLITDRLPRAARDIARRKEREVDLVITGAEIELDRAILDELADPLLHLLRNCIDHGLESPEERVTAKKGPRGRVLVAVKRARDRVIIELEDDGRGMNPAKLKAAAVARGLLTPEAAARMTDREAFMLSCLPGVSTAKDVTDISGRGVGMDAVKRVVESVGGTLEIDSEAGRGTRFTLRLPLTVAVVHLLLVEVGEEVFGLPIAKVVGATEADSDALSRSRETALLPHGNSLLPVHALDSLVGVPAPGLRGVRPFVVMEGDSGRVALGVDRLLGQEEVVLKPLSRPLDLLPGLSGVTILGSGRPVFILDVPRLLSA
- the larB gene encoding nickel pincer cofactor biosynthesis protein LarB, producing MDEKALKQLLGSVKSGRVSVDDAVGKLKDLPFAELGYATLDTHRNLRFGFPEVVLGEPKTVEQLLGIVGALVERKQTVLVTRLQPDKAEALVARFPKGLYHPVARIFHLKQGKVRAGRVAIVTAGTSDIPVAEEAAVTAEALGAEVRRVYDVGVAGIHRLLRRREEIQECHAAVVVAGMEGALASALGGLVGIPIVAVPTSVGYGANFKGVSALLAMVNSCASNVATVNIDNGFGGGFYAALVSRTKGRR
- a CDS encoding chemotaxis protein CheC; its protein translation is MSLPSPSDAQLDALREVANIGCGHAANALSRLMGGRQVDLSVPRVVLTGPEDAAGLLGGDSPAVAAWLAITGALRGVLMLALPASDAQSLETLLLGAQECGQAERDSAVSEAANIVASACLSAIGKLTSWRLMPSVPTLRRASARELVGAAVGQVEGDPGRVVVLEARFMAAATPPVSGQLLLVLERDSSRALLARLGV